The Syntrophorhabdales bacterium genome has a segment encoding these proteins:
- a CDS encoding sugar phosphate nucleotidyltransferase, translating to MRDVVAVLMAGGVGSRLNILVRHRAKPAVPFGGIYRIIDFTLSNVSNCGLSRVAILTQYKPLSLMDHIGDGSAWDLHGRTRAVKILPPKTGEKDWDWYKGTADAVRQNLGFVTDRDYRDVLILSGDHIYCMDYLPLVKFHRERKAHVTIGMLPVPWEETRHFGVGIVDNRDRIIDWQEKPHKARSNLASMGIYVFDRKYLVQTLNEIKEEDFGQHVVPRALKEAKVYGYPFHGYWRDAGTIQAYWDTNMDLLNPQSALTPHLPHIKTNHTTARMFYDRPPTRIVKGAAVVNSMLSPNCTIMGRVQNSVLSPGVVVEKGALVKDSVVMHDSIIKAGAHVERCIVDKEVVIGQGASVGLGDPSVPNAAYSTHVYSGLTVIGKQAIIPAGVRVGTNCIISSGAHEEDFQGGVLEDGRTIER from the coding sequence ATGAGGGACGTGGTCGCTGTCCTCATGGCAGGCGGCGTTGGAAGCCGCCTCAATATACTCGTACGCCATCGAGCCAAACCTGCGGTACCTTTCGGCGGCATTTACCGGATCATTGATTTCACGTTGAGCAACGTTTCAAACTGCGGCCTTTCGAGGGTTGCCATTTTGACGCAGTACAAGCCTCTCTCCCTCATGGACCACATCGGCGACGGTTCTGCGTGGGATCTCCACGGGCGTACACGTGCGGTCAAAATCCTTCCACCCAAGACCGGCGAAAAGGATTGGGACTGGTACAAAGGAACGGCCGATGCCGTGAGGCAGAACCTGGGGTTCGTCACGGACAGAGATTACAGGGATGTGCTGATCCTCTCGGGCGACCATATCTACTGCATGGATTATCTGCCGCTGGTGAAGTTCCATCGCGAGCGCAAAGCGCACGTAACAATCGGCATGCTTCCTGTGCCCTGGGAAGAGACACGCCACTTCGGGGTGGGAATAGTCGACAACCGCGATCGCATAATTGACTGGCAGGAAAAACCGCACAAGGCCAGGTCGAATCTGGCATCTATGGGTATTTACGTCTTTGACAGAAAGTATCTCGTACAGACGCTCAACGAGATCAAAGAGGAGGATTTCGGACAGCACGTAGTACCGAGAGCTTTGAAAGAGGCGAAAGTTTACGGGTATCCCTTCCATGGATACTGGCGTGATGCCGGCACCATACAGGCATACTGGGATACCAACATGGATCTGCTCAACCCGCAATCGGCACTGACGCCTCATCTCCCTCACATTAAGACTAACCACACTACTGCCAGGATGTTTTACGACCGTCCTCCGACGAGAATAGTTAAAGGTGCAGCAGTGGTGAATTCCATGCTTTCGCCCAATTGCACTATCATGGGCAGGGTTCAGAATTCTGTGTTGTCACCGGGCGTGGTCGTGGAAAAAGGCGCGCTGGTCAAAGACTCAGTGGTGATGCACGATTCGATAATCAAAGCAGGAGCGCATGTCGAAAGGTGCATCGTCGACAAGGAAGTAGTCATCGGCCAGGGGGCAAGTGTCGGCCTTGGCGACCCATCCGTACCAAACGCTGCGTATTCCACTCATGTGTATTCGGGTCTCACAGTGATAGGAAAGCAGGCGATCATTCCAGCCGGTGTCAGGGTGGGAACAAATTGTATCATCAGCTCCGGGGCGCACGAGGAAGACTTCCAGGGCGGCGTCCTTGAAGACGGCCGCACGATAGAACGATAG
- a CDS encoding ATP-binding protein: MSRKKRSREESTASGMADPRVAEFRELEARHAEAERALRESEALYRAVVESVADGIAITVGTTRSFVNRAFLDIHGLKDASEVVGLPVDQFILPEYKELVRSRILAREHGDPVKTIVEYEIKRPDGEIRSVQASVGTIRFNGEIAGLAVLRDITEQKRAEEEIRKLNEALEHKIGELNESNHDLEAFNYSVSHDLRIPLVAIDGFSRRLLEHHAGQLDAKGLQLLEFIRNDAKKMEQLIRDLLTYARLGRQEIGLSVVSMERLAREILDEFAVVHSTRTVELKIGKLPPAYCDASMVRQVFVNLLSNAFKFTQYRDGARIEIGGSASGTGENMYWVKDNGVGFDPRSAEKLFGVFQRLHGSDRFEGTGIGLAIVKRIIDFHKGRVWAEAKPEEGATFYFTLPASPDAQIPNPNI; this comes from the coding sequence GAAAAAGAGATCACGCGAAGAAAGCACTGCATCCGGGATGGCGGATCCGCGCGTTGCTGAGTTTCGGGAACTTGAAGCACGGCACGCCGAAGCCGAGCGCGCGCTCAGAGAAAGCGAAGCGCTCTACCGTGCTGTGGTTGAGAGCGTAGCTGACGGTATTGCTATTACCGTGGGCACCACGAGGAGCTTTGTCAATAGAGCATTCTTGGATATCCATGGTCTCAAAGATGCCTCTGAGGTCGTCGGGTTACCCGTCGACCAATTTATTCTCCCCGAGTACAAAGAGCTGGTGCGAAGCCGCATCCTGGCTCGAGAACATGGCGACCCGGTCAAAACGATTGTGGAGTACGAGATCAAGAGACCTGATGGAGAGATCCGTTCTGTACAGGCGTCCGTCGGGACCATCCGGTTCAATGGTGAAATAGCCGGCCTGGCAGTGCTTCGGGATATAACCGAGCAGAAGCGGGCAGAGGAGGAAATCCGGAAACTCAATGAGGCGCTCGAGCACAAAATCGGTGAGCTGAACGAGAGCAACCACGATCTGGAAGCCTTCAACTATTCTGTGTCCCACGATCTTAGGATTCCGCTCGTGGCCATAGACGGGTTCTCGAGGAGGCTCCTCGAACACCACGCCGGGCAGCTTGACGCTAAGGGCTTGCAGCTACTCGAGTTCATCAGAAACGACGCAAAAAAAATGGAGCAGCTTATCCGGGACCTCCTCACCTATGCCCGTCTGGGGCGGCAGGAGATCGGGCTCTCCGTTGTCTCAATGGAGCGACTTGCCCGCGAAATACTGGATGAGTTCGCAGTCGTACATTCGACACGTACCGTGGAGCTCAAAATAGGGAAACTGCCCCCGGCGTACTGCGACGCGTCCATGGTCCGGCAGGTCTTTGTAAATCTGCTCTCCAATGCCTTCAAATTTACGCAATACCGCGATGGCGCACGTATCGAGATTGGCGGCAGCGCATCAGGGACAGGCGAAAACATGTATTGGGTCAAAGATAACGGCGTGGGGTTTGATCCCCGGTCTGCGGAAAAACTTTTTGGAGTTTTTCAGCGGCTGCATGGCTCTGACCGCTTTGAGGGCACGGGTATTGGTCTGGCCATAGTCAAAAGAATTATTGATTTCCACAAGGGACGTGTCTGGGCGGAAGCCAAGCCCGAAGAAGGCGCAACGTTTTATTTTACGTTGCCGGCAAGCCCGGACGCCCAAATTCCAAACCCCAATATCTAA